One window of the Candidatus Hydrogenedentota bacterium genome contains the following:
- a CDS encoding sulfatase, with protein MGGLSAATAAVRANAVAKASRPNLVYVFADQWRAQAAGYAGDPNVKTPHVDRFAGECINVRNAISGWPVCSPYRGSLITGQYPLTHGIFMNDVPLGDTGVSFGEALQGAGYATGYIGKWHLDGHGRSNFIPRERRQGFDFWRVLECTHDYNHSEYFADDETKRVWDGYDAIAQTSEAEGYIRDRAKNGPFALFLSWGPPHNPYETAPEQYRAMYSPEKLVLRPNVPREAEQWARKDLAGYYAHCTALDDCVGSLLKTLDECGVAEDTIFVFTSDHGDMLGSQGEMRKQRPWDESIRVPFLLRYPRKFGLRARSCGAMLNSPDIMPTILSLCDVPAPSSVEGRDLSRALTRRRAEEDDAALLACYTPFGEWTREKGGREYRGVRTPRYTYVRDLNGPWLLYDNEKDPYQQRNLCESEPELRARLDTLLAKKLKEAGDEFLPGDAYIAKWGYRTDKTGTVPYKP; from the coding sequence ATTGGCGGGTTGTCCGCCGCGACGGCGGCGGTACGCGCGAATGCGGTGGCAAAAGCATCCCGACCCAATCTTGTGTACGTATTCGCGGACCAATGGCGCGCACAAGCCGCCGGGTATGCGGGTGACCCGAATGTGAAGACTCCCCATGTTGACCGTTTCGCGGGAGAGTGCATTAACGTGCGCAACGCGATTTCGGGTTGGCCGGTATGCTCGCCGTATCGAGGAAGCCTCATCACGGGGCAGTATCCGCTGACGCACGGCATCTTCATGAACGACGTGCCGCTGGGCGACACGGGCGTGTCGTTTGGCGAAGCGCTCCAAGGCGCAGGATATGCGACGGGCTACATCGGCAAGTGGCATCTCGACGGCCACGGGCGTTCCAACTTCATCCCGCGCGAACGCAGGCAAGGTTTTGATTTCTGGCGGGTCCTGGAATGCACGCACGACTACAACCACTCCGAGTATTTCGCCGACGACGAGACGAAACGCGTATGGGACGGCTACGACGCCATTGCGCAGACGAGCGAGGCCGAGGGGTATATCCGCGATAGGGCGAAGAACGGACCGTTCGCGCTGTTCCTGTCGTGGGGCCCGCCGCACAATCCCTACGAGACGGCTCCCGAGCAGTACCGCGCTATGTACTCTCCGGAGAAGCTTGTTCTACGCCCAAACGTGCCGCGCGAAGCGGAGCAATGGGCGCGCAAAGACTTGGCCGGTTATTACGCGCATTGCACGGCACTCGACGATTGCGTGGGAAGTCTGCTGAAGACGCTGGACGAATGTGGCGTCGCGGAAGACACCATCTTCGTCTTCACCTCCGATCACGGCGACATGCTGGGTTCGCAGGGAGAGATGCGCAAGCAACGCCCGTGGGACGAATCGATTCGTGTGCCGTTTCTCTTGCGCTATCCGCGCAAGTTCGGTCTGCGCGCGCGCTCGTGTGGGGCCATGCTGAATTCGCCCGACATCATGCCAACGATATTGAGCCTGTGCGATGTGCCGGCGCCGTCGAGCGTGGAAGGCCGCGACTTGTCGCGCGCGCTCACGCGACGGCGAGCCGAAGAAGACGATGCCGCGTTGCTGGCGTGTTATACGCCGTTCGGAGAATGGACCCGCGAAAAAGGCGGACGCGAATACCGCGGCGTCCGTACCCCGCGTTACACCTACGTCCGTGACCTGAACGGACCGTGGCTCCTTTACGACAACGAAAAGGACCCTTACCAGCAGCGCAATCTCTGTGAATCCGAACCGGAATTGCGCGCGCGTCTCGATACACTGCTCGCGAAGAAGCTTAAAGAAGCGGGAGACGAGTTCCTTCCGGGCGATGCCTACATCGCAAAATGGGGTTACAGGACGGACAAAACGGGGACGGTACCCTATAAACCTTGA
- a CDS encoding nucleoside permease, with translation MNPTARIQLSVMMFIQFFVWGVWFVTLGTYLGGLKFSGAAIGNAYSTTNWAAIVSPFFVGMIADRFFSAEKVMGILHLAGGLVLYYLSKVTDPGEFFFVALAYALCYMPTLALVNAISFHQMSDPAKQFPGVRVLGTIGWIVAGFVASFLGEGTNRPIIAAAVASLILGIYCFTLPNTPPKSHGKKVTVSDILGLDALRLLKDWSFSVFIVCSLLICIPLAFYYNYTNMFLNAHEVANAAAKQSMGQMSEVFFMLVMPFFFARLGVKKMLLVGMIAWAVRYFFFAYGNSGSLIMLWYIGILLHGICYDFFFVTGQLYVDKKAPEDVRASAQGFIGLVTYGAGMAIGSTASGHIVDYFKLSEAVGKVEHNWTSLWLVPGTMAIVITVLFVLFFHENNKDKASA, from the coding sequence ATGAATCCTACCGCGCGTATTCAGCTTTCCGTAATGATGTTCATTCAGTTTTTTGTGTGGGGTGTCTGGTTTGTGACGCTCGGCACGTACTTGGGAGGCCTGAAGTTTTCAGGAGCGGCCATTGGCAACGCCTACAGTACAACGAACTGGGCCGCCATTGTCTCGCCGTTTTTTGTGGGAATGATTGCCGATCGTTTCTTCTCCGCCGAGAAGGTGATGGGCATCCTCCACTTGGCCGGAGGTTTGGTTCTTTACTATCTGTCCAAAGTGACCGATCCCGGTGAATTCTTTTTTGTTGCGTTGGCATATGCGCTTTGCTACATGCCAACGCTGGCGCTCGTGAACGCCATATCGTTCCATCAGATGTCCGATCCCGCCAAGCAATTCCCGGGTGTGCGCGTGCTTGGTACCATCGGCTGGATCGTAGCCGGCTTTGTGGCGAGCTTCCTGGGTGAAGGCACCAACCGGCCAATAATCGCAGCGGCCGTAGCTTCCCTTATTCTCGGCATCTACTGCTTCACGCTGCCGAACACACCGCCCAAGTCGCACGGCAAGAAAGTCACGGTCAGCGATATTCTTGGATTGGATGCTCTGCGTCTGTTGAAAGACTGGTCGTTCAGCGTGTTCATTGTATGTTCGCTGCTGATCTGCATTCCGCTTGCTTTCTACTACAACTACACGAACATGTTCTTGAACGCGCACGAAGTGGCCAACGCCGCCGCGAAGCAGAGCATGGGGCAGATGTCCGAAGTGTTCTTTATGCTTGTCATGCCGTTTTTCTTTGCGCGGCTGGGCGTCAAGAAGATGCTCCTGGTCGGTATGATCGCATGGGCTGTCCGTTACTTCTTCTTTGCCTACGGCAACTCGGGCTCGCTCATCATGCTTTGGTACATTGGTATCCTCTTGCACGGCATCTGCTACGACTTCTTCTTTGTGACCGGTCAGCTCTACGTGGACAAAAAGGCGCCCGAAGACGTGCGAGCCAGTGCACAGGGTTTCATCGGCCTCGTGACTTACGGCGCGGGCATGGCCATCGGATCGACAGCCTCGGGACACATTGTCGATTACTTCAAGCTTTCGGAGGCAGTTGGCAAGGTTGAACACAATTGGACCAGCCTGTGGTTGGTGCCGGGCACGATGGCTATCGTAATCACTGTTCTTTTTGTGTTGTTCTTCCACGAAAACAACAAGGACAAGGCCTCCGCATAG
- a CDS encoding CDC27 family protein, with product MDRSEAESRFTEANECYLQGEYSRALDILLDLERAFPDNHRIIKAKAQTLFKIGRHQEALHLCDRLLIEFGYEKARLFRDRIASEMGHEDTPARPIPAGPPALPTSDDSPADVEEGEEEPQQPKQRRFQIKPVRLAILVSLIIGMYFGRVPYWLGGGLIVAYFLIKLAMRAAIYRLFTIPFKLKGKALEDATVELHGFEWTEKPATVPDDDEDEEAKKPRAPLRYAWIEVTITPLVRSRGFTHWEPGELMLASANEKFRGLDDLDKCHRILTVKFITDGQEQDDEGYKVHGPQRLKLLAGLPEGETEFKFVYYTEVFGTISLHE from the coding sequence ATGGACCGATCCGAAGCAGAATCACGGTTCACTGAGGCCAACGAGTGCTATCTTCAGGGGGAATACAGCCGCGCGCTGGACATTTTGCTTGATCTGGAGCGCGCGTTTCCCGACAACCACCGCATCATCAAGGCCAAAGCCCAAACCCTTTTCAAGATTGGGCGTCACCAGGAAGCGTTGCACCTTTGCGACCGGCTGCTCATCGAATTCGGCTACGAAAAGGCCCGCCTGTTTCGAGACCGGATTGCCTCGGAGATGGGTCACGAAGATACTCCGGCCAGACCGATCCCTGCGGGACCTCCCGCCTTGCCTACGAGCGATGATTCGCCTGCCGATGTGGAGGAAGGGGAAGAGGAACCTCAGCAACCGAAGCAAAGGCGTTTCCAAATCAAGCCGGTCCGCCTTGCCATACTCGTTTCGCTGATTATCGGAATGTACTTCGGTCGCGTTCCTTATTGGCTTGGGGGCGGCCTCATCGTCGCATACTTCCTCATCAAGCTCGCCATGCGCGCGGCGATTTATCGTCTATTCACCATCCCCTTCAAGTTGAAAGGCAAAGCCCTTGAGGACGCGACCGTCGAGTTGCACGGATTCGAATGGACGGAGAAGCCGGCGACGGTACCCGATGACGATGAAGATGAAGAGGCCAAGAAGCCACGCGCGCCGCTGCGGTACGCCTGGATCGAGGTGACCATCACGCCGCTCGTGCGGTCGCGCGGATTCACCCACTGGGAACCCGGCGAACTGATGCTCGCGTCCGCCAACGAGAAGTTCCGCGGGTTGGACGACCTCGACAAGTGTCACCGTATCCTCACCGTCAAGTTCATCACCGATGGGCAGGAGCAGGACGACGAAGGGTACAAGGTACACGGCCCGCAACGGCTCAAATTGCTGGCCGGGCTGCCTGAAGGGGAAACCGAATTCAAATTCGTGTATTACACGGAAGTATTCGGTACCATCTCTCTCCACGAGTAG
- a CDS encoding glycosyltransferase family 4 protein → MMRIGVNTLFLIPTEVGGTEIYVRSILPAMQAEAPDIELVVFTNEENHESFSEYERVLIPVKARSRAARVIAEQVTLPRAAKKARIDALYSPGYTCPLWSLCPQVVTIHDTQILDYPETFPWLSRTVQYVLVGRGARRAGAVTTVSEFSKGRIADRYGVQRDRIFVAHSSLSGLFSHAQPCTEERPFLIYIAATYPHKNATRLVNAFASIADRIPHHLVLIGQPRAGEPPTHPRVKRLHHIPYLELVGLVQAADLMVFPSLYEGFGRPVVEAQEAGTRVIAARAGSVPEIGGEGATYFDGTSEDAIAQAILDALNEPREQRERYLAIGRENAKRFTWPACARQTIAAIHYAVDNT, encoded by the coding sequence ATGATGCGAATCGGCGTCAATACCCTTTTCCTGATTCCCACCGAAGTGGGAGGGACGGAGATCTATGTCCGGAGTATTTTGCCCGCCATGCAGGCGGAAGCTCCCGACATCGAACTCGTCGTGTTCACCAACGAGGAGAATCACGAGTCGTTCTCCGAATACGAGCGCGTCCTAATTCCGGTGAAAGCCCGTTCCCGCGCGGCGCGCGTAATTGCAGAACAAGTGACACTGCCGCGTGCCGCGAAAAAGGCACGCATCGATGCGCTGTATTCTCCGGGATACACATGTCCGCTATGGAGTCTATGCCCTCAAGTCGTCACGATTCACGACACACAGATTCTTGACTATCCCGAGACCTTTCCGTGGTTGTCGCGCACCGTGCAGTACGTGCTCGTCGGACGCGGCGCCCGACGCGCCGGCGCTGTCACCACCGTTTCCGAGTTTTCCAAGGGGCGCATCGCGGACCGCTACGGCGTCCAACGCGACCGCATTTTTGTTGCGCATTCGTCGTTGTCGGGCCTCTTCTCCCATGCGCAACCCTGCACGGAAGAACGCCCCTTCCTCATCTATATTGCCGCAACCTATCCGCACAAGAATGCGACGCGGCTTGTCAACGCGTTTGCATCGATTGCGGACCGGATACCCCACCACTTGGTGCTGATTGGCCAGCCTCGCGCCGGGGAACCTCCCACGCATCCGCGCGTGAAACGCCTGCACCATATCCCGTATCTTGAACTGGTGGGCCTGGTGCAGGCTGCGGATCTGATGGTGTTCCCTTCGTTGTACGAGGGGTTCGGCAGACCCGTCGTCGAAGCCCAGGAAGCAGGAACGCGGGTAATTGCCGCGCGGGCGGGCAGCGTGCCCGAAATCGGCGGTGAAGGAGCCACGTACTTTGACGGTACAAGCGAAGACGCCATCGCGCAGGCGATCCTCGACGCATTGAACGAACCGCGCGAACAACGGGAACGATATCTCGCGATCGGTCGCGAGAACGCCAAGCGGTTTACGTGGCCGGCTTGCGCGCGCCAGACGATTGCCGCGATTCATTACGCGGTAGACAACACATGA